A genome region from Gossypium hirsutum isolate 1008001.06 chromosome A04, Gossypium_hirsutum_v2.1, whole genome shotgun sequence includes the following:
- the LOC107948851 gene encoding laccase-7 has protein sequence MRNPVLLLVGVLTLMVATTASAAVVEHTFNVQNLTVTRLCNRQLIVAVNGSFPGPRIRVREGDTLIVHVYNKSPYNLTVHWHGVYQKLSCWADGPNMITQCPILPGNKYTYKFKISGQEGTLWWHAHVSWLRATVHGALIIRPKSGHKYPFPKPHREVTIILGEWWNADVMDVEEEAVTSGGLPNISDAFTINGWPGDLYPCSQNHMYKLKVEPGKTYLLRIVNTALNGQLFYKIANHNLTVFAIDAAYTKPYVTDIIMIAPGQTVDALLVADQDIGSYYMAASPYSTSVGIPYDNNTTRGVVVYDGAPPIGKPLMPTLPAFSDTATAYKLSSSLKGLKDGPHWAQVPKNVDYKMFVTVGLGFTPCEANRTCLGPKGTKLSASMNNQSFVPPKRMSLLQAFYSNVDGIYTTDFPVKPPIEFDYTNATINNYNPAFLFAPKVTKVTKLKFNSTVEMVLQNTAIIAVENHPMHLHGSNFHVLAQGFGNYNPSKHREMFNLVDPQIRNTIGVPAGGWAVIRFTADNPGVWIMHCHLDAHLTYGLGTVFMVENGPTPETTLPLPPVDLPNC, from the exons ATGAGGAACCCTGTTTTGTTGCTTGTCGGCGTTTTAACTCTTATGGTGGCTACAACAGCTTCAGCAGCAGTAGTGGAACACACATTCAAT GTTCAAAACTTGACAGTTACTCGACTATGCAATCGCCAGCTGATTGTTGCAGTAAACGGTAGCTTCCCTGGTCCGAGAATCCGAGTTCGAGAGGGTGACACACTTATTGTTCATGTATATAACAAGTCACCCTACAACTTGACCGTTCACTG GCATGGAGTGTATCAAAAACTGAGCTGCTGGGCGGATGGACCCAACATGATAACTCAGTGTCCCATACTCCCTgggaataaatatacatacaaGTTCAAAATCAGCGGTCAAGAAGGAACCCTGTGGTGGCATGCTCATGTCTCGTGGCTAAGAGCCACTGTCCATGGCGCACTCATTATTCGTCCGAAATCAGGCCACAAGTATCCCTTCCCTAAGCCCCACAGAGAAGTCACTATCATATTAG GCGAGTGGTGGAATGCTGACGTCATGGATGTTGAGGAAGAGGCCGTGACCAGTGGAGGTTTACCAAATATTTCCGATGCTTTCACTATAAATGGATGGCCCGGAGATCTCTATCCATGCTCTCAAAACC ACATGTACAAGCTTAAGGTTGAGCCAGGAAAGACTTATCTCTTACGCATAGTCAACACTGCACTCAACGGACAGCTTTTCTACAAGATAGCGAATCACAACCTGACGGTTTTCGCCATCGACGCTGCCTACACGAAACCTTATGTCACCGACATCATCATGATAGCCCCAGGTCAGACCGTCGACGCATTGCTAGTCGCCGATCAAGACATTGGGTCGTATTACATGGCCGCTAGTCCGTATTCTACCTCAGTTGGTATACCGTATGATAATAATACCACAAGGGGCGTCGTGGTGTATGATGGTGCCCCACCCATAGGAAAGCCATTAATGCCAACCCTCCCCGCTTTCAGTGACACCGCTACGGCTTACAAGCTCTCTAGTAGTTTAAAGGGTTTGAAGGATGGACCTCATTGGGCACAGGTTCCAAAAAACGTGGACTACAAAATGTTTGTGACTGTTGGATTAGGGTTCACTCCTTGCGAAGCAAACAGGACATGCCTGGGTCCAAAGGGAACCAAACTCTCAGCGAGCATGAACAACCAATCCTTCGTGCCACCCAAGAGAATGTCATTGCTGCAAGCTTTCTATTCGAACGTGGATGGCATCTACACCACGGATTTCCCTGTCAAGCCCCCTATTGAATTTGACTACACCAATGCTACTATCAACAACTACAACCCAGCGTTTCTCTTTGCTCCAAAAGTTACTAAGGTGACAAAGCTAAAGTTCAACTCAACAGTGGAGATGGTGCTTCAGAACACTGCTATTATTGCAGTGGAGAATCATCCCATGCACCTCCATGGCTCAAACTTCCACGTATTGGCTCAAGGGTTTGGGAACTATAACCCTTCCAAGCATAGGGAGATGTTCAACCTTGTCGACCCACAAATTCGTAACACCATTGGCGTTCCAGCTGGAGGATGGGCAGTCATTAGATTCACAGCCGATAATCCAG GTGTATGGATAATGCATTGTCACTTGGACGCGCACTTGACCTATGGCCTCGGCACTGTTTTCATGGTTGAGAATGGACCAACTCCCGAAACAACTTTGCCTTTACCTCCGGTAGATCTACCAAATTGCTAG